In the genome of Spirochaetia bacterium, one region contains:
- a CDS encoding extracellular solute-binding protein, with protein MKKSKLSLVLLLVSLVSVGLFANGTGETETEGTGTAAAATDANAVTLNILDYSDATAPGYEKTKAVWQKFDDENPGIVLKKEDLTNEAFHQKMAAYVAAGTIPDVMYMYPSGRSAVLHEKHLVKDLAPLLGPDFLSHFLPSVTDPTDQTSGYLAELPQSICYSSVMYVNTKLLKDNGLAVPTTYAELRAMVPRLKAKGIQTVLMANKDDWVMQSCLFSTIAGRFVDKQWVNDAKQGKVKFTDPQFVKALDFVKQLYDDGVISKSTLQLAYGEAPGLFASGKAAILIDGDWKQSSFVTDQTTGQALISPEDQKNNIELKAFPAIPGEKYPGVVSSTLGCGYGISAAIPAGSAKEKAAVELLKYIYSEPVQKHYLERGRYITSRIGVTSDKLDPLTLKMMDYYSTIKNTSYVFDSALDPSVYTVMNKVLQEIGLGTKTPQQAAQEIQAAMDAYLASK; from the coding sequence ATGAAAAAATCAAAACTATCGTTGGTTTTGCTGTTGGTATCTCTTGTATCAGTAGGGCTTTTTGCCAATGGTACTGGGGAGACGGAAACAGAAGGTACTGGAACTGCTGCTGCAGCAACTGATGCGAATGCAGTGACGTTGAATATCCTTGACTACAGTGACGCAACGGCTCCTGGCTATGAGAAGACGAAGGCGGTCTGGCAGAAATTCGACGATGAAAATCCTGGAATTGTTCTTAAGAAAGAAGACTTGACCAATGAAGCCTTCCATCAGAAGATGGCAGCTTATGTTGCTGCAGGAACTATTCCTGATGTCATGTACATGTATCCTTCAGGGCGTTCTGCAGTGCTTCATGAAAAGCATTTGGTGAAAGATCTTGCTCCCCTGTTGGGACCTGATTTCCTGTCCCATTTCCTTCCGAGTGTAACTGATCCCACTGATCAGACCAGCGGCTATCTTGCTGAGCTGCCTCAGTCGATCTGCTATTCAAGCGTCATGTACGTCAACACAAAGCTTCTCAAGGACAATGGACTTGCTGTTCCGACTACTTATGCAGAACTGAGGGCTATGGTACCCCGTCTCAAGGCAAAGGGCATCCAGACCGTGCTTATGGCAAACAAGGACGACTGGGTAATGCAGTCCTGTCTGTTCTCTACCATTGCCGGACGATTCGTCGACAAGCAGTGGGTCAATGATGCAAAGCAGGGCAAGGTAAAGTTTACTGACCCGCAGTTCGTCAAGGCCCTTGATTTTGTCAAACAGCTTTATGATGACGGTGTCATTTCAAAAAGTACTCTCCAGCTTGCTTATGGCGAGGCTCCGGGATTGTTCGCTTCAGGCAAGGCTGCCATTCTTATCGACGGTGACTGGAAACAGAGCTCCTTTGTTACAGACCAGACGACAGGACAGGCTTTGATCAGTCCTGAAGATCAGAAGAATAACATTGAACTGAAGGCTTTCCCGGCTATTCCAGGTGAAAAGTATCCTGGTGTTGTTTCTTCTACCCTTGGTTGCGGCTATGGCATTTCAGCTGCTATTCCTGCTGGTTCTGCCAAGGAAAAAGCTGCGGTTGAACTGCTCAAGTACATTTATTCCGAACCTGTACAGAAACATTATCTTGAAAGAGGCCGTTATATTACCTCAAGGATCGGTGTGACCAGTGACAAGCTTGATCCGCTTACCCTCAAGATGATGGATTACTATTCGACCATCAAGAATACCAGCTATGTCTTTGATTCTGCCTTGGATCCGAGTGTCTATACTGTAATGAACAAAGTATTACAGGAGATTGGTCTCGGTACGAAGACTCCACAGCAGGCGGCTCAGGAAATTCAGGCAGCAATGGATGCTTACCTTGCTTCAAAATAA